One Ardenticatenales bacterium DNA segment encodes these proteins:
- a CDS encoding glycosyltransferase family 4 protein has product MIRLVYVLLSPTFGMHQYTADLANRMALSGGGEVHLVTTQQFPRDRYAPPVRIHKVAYSTGTGLSWQSLRLGELRQIAAAIVALQPDLVHFTGPHLWNVPLVRYLKRRGIPVIHTIHDLDPHRGTHFGMLLHLWNRLIIHYADQILLHGDQYRGRLLDRGIPPTKVTFTPLMHLFLSHEQALMLNELERGLGPADVRITYEPFVLFFGRLERYKGVAYLLTAFAQARDAASFELVLAGPGKLPAFWAGAPPAGVEVRNRLIGDDEALDLFRRCSLVVLPYVDATQSALIAAAYFFHKPVLVTRAGALAEYVREEETGFVAEPDHPPSMARILVRALTDPAQLQVMGQAGRAWYDKNRAQETIALVALYERHATRQSAPAAAGRQLFVQP; this is encoded by the coding sequence ATGATACGCCTGGTTTACGTCTTACTTTCACCAACCTTCGGTATGCACCAATACACCGCCGACCTGGCCAACCGCATGGCCCTCAGCGGCGGCGGCGAAGTCCACCTTGTCACCACCCAGCAGTTCCCCCGTGACCGCTACGCGCCCCCCGTGCGCATTCACAAAGTCGCCTACAGCACGGGCACGGGCCTCTCCTGGCAATCGCTGCGCCTGGGCGAACTGCGCCAGATTGCCGCGGCCATCGTCGCCTTGCAGCCCGACCTGGTCCACTTCACCGGCCCGCATTTGTGGAACGTGCCGCTGGTGCGCTACCTGAAGCGGCGGGGCATTCCCGTGATCCACACCATCCACGACCTGGACCCACATCGTGGCACGCACTTCGGCATGCTGCTGCATCTGTGGAACCGCCTGATCATCCATTATGCGGACCAAATTTTGCTGCATGGGGATCAGTATCGCGGGCGGCTGCTAGATCGCGGCATTCCCCCCACAAAAGTGACGTTTACGCCCCTTATGCACCTGTTCCTCAGCCACGAGCAGGCGCTCATGTTGAATGAACTGGAACGCGGGCTGGGTCCGGCGGACGTGCGCATCACGTATGAGCCGTTTGTCTTGTTTTTTGGCCGCCTGGAACGGTACAAGGGGGTGGCGTATTTGCTGACGGCGTTCGCGCAGGCCAGGGATGCCGCGTCATTTGAGTTGGTGTTGGCGGGACCGGGGAAATTGCCGGCATTTTGGGCCGGCGCGCCACCTGCCGGCGTAGAAGTCCGCAATCGCCTCATTGGCGATGATGAAGCCCTTGACCTCTTCCGTCGTTGCAGCCTCGTCGTCCTCCCCTACGTAGACGCCACACAGTCCGCCCTGATCGCCGCCGCCTATTTCTTCCACAAACCCGTCCTCGTCACCCGCGCCGGCGCGCTGGCCGAATACGTCCGCGAAGAAGAGACAGGCTTCGTCGCCGAACCGGACCATCCCCCCTCCATGGCCCGCATCCTGGTGCGCGCCCTCACCGATCCCGCCCAACTGCAAGTCATGGGGCAGGCCGGGCGCGCCTGGTACGACAAAAACCGCGCCCAGGAAACCATCGCCCTGGTTGCCCTCTACGAACGGCACGCGACCAGGCAGAGCGCTCCCGCCGCCGCCGGTCGCCAGCTTTTCGTGCAGCCGTGA
- a CDS encoding glycosyltransferase family 39 protein, whose amino-acid sequence MREKRTARLRRVVGSLWFWIGVSLALRLGMAFYLGNSLDELRGGIFDQISYDALARRVLAGYGFSFGRDWWPMTAANAPTAHWSFLYTLYLAAVYGVFGPFPLAARLIQAVTAGIAMPWLTYRIGRRCFGEKVGVTAAGISAIYIYLFYYAAALMTETFFIIALLWLLDVTMRLLPPSGAADAQPGRGDWLRLGLAWGTAMAAAVLLRQVILPFLLLLLLYALWWARRQWQIRRLMAALAVAGFVLLLAVAPWTLRNERVFAAFVPLNTNAGYAFFWSNHPIHGTHYISLLTDAGISYQSLIPPELRNLNEAALDQALLRRGLQFVWDDPGRIFLLSLSRIPVYFLFWPTADSSLLSNLSRVFSFGLFLPFMAWGVARAVGDLARRQARDAAAVGLLLLFITSYTLLHLASWSSVRYRLPVDACLIPFAAYALARAAHLARRVLPARSW is encoded by the coding sequence TTGCGCGAAAAACGTACCGCCCGGCTGCGCCGCGTAGTCGGCTCCTTGTGGTTTTGGATCGGGGTGTCGCTGGCGCTGCGGCTGGGGATGGCGTTTTATCTGGGCAACAGCCTGGACGAGCTGCGGGGCGGCATTTTCGACCAGATTTCTTACGATGCGCTGGCGCGGCGGGTGCTGGCGGGGTATGGCTTCAGTTTTGGCCGCGATTGGTGGCCGATGACGGCGGCGAATGCGCCGACGGCGCACTGGTCGTTTCTGTACACGCTGTATCTGGCGGCGGTGTATGGGGTGTTTGGACCTTTTCCGTTGGCGGCGCGGCTGATTCAGGCGGTGACTGCCGGCATTGCCATGCCCTGGCTCACTTATCGCATCGGCCGGCGCTGTTTTGGCGAGAAAGTGGGGGTGACGGCTGCCGGCATTTCCGCCATCTACATCTACCTCTTCTACTACGCCGCCGCCCTCATGACCGAAACCTTCTTCATCATCGCCCTCCTCTGGCTACTAGACGTGACCATGCGCCTCTTGCCGCCATCGGGCGCAGCCGATGCGCAACCCGGGCGCGGCGATTGGCTCCGCCTCGGCCTGGCGTGGGGCACGGCCATGGCCGCCGCCGTGCTGCTACGCCAGGTGATTTTGCCTTTCCTGCTGCTGCTGCTCCTGTATGCGCTGTGGTGGGCGCGGCGTCAGTGGCAAATACGCCGTCTGATGGCCGCTCTGGCCGTGGCCGGTTTTGTCCTCCTCCTGGCGGTGGCTCCCTGGACGCTACGCAATGAGCGCGTTTTTGCCGCTTTCGTGCCCCTGAACACAAACGCGGGGTATGCTTTTTTCTGGAGCAATCATCCGATTCATGGCACGCACTACATTTCGCTGCTGACGGATGCCGGCATTTCCTACCAATCCCTCATCCCCCCCGAACTACGCAACCTGAACGAAGCGGCGCTGGATCAGGCGCTGCTGCGGCGGGGCCTCCAGTTCGTCTGGGACGACCCCGGCCGCATATTCCTGCTCTCCCTCAGCCGCATTCCCGTCTACTTCCTGTTTTGGCCCACGGCAGACTCATCGCTCCTCAGCAACCTCTCCCGCGTCTTCAGCTTCGGCCTGTTCCTGCCCTTCATGGCGTGGGGCGTGGCGCGCGCCGTGGGCGACCTGGCGCGGCGGCAGGCGCGTGACGCCGCCGCGGTGGGGCTGCTGCTCCTGTTCATCACCTCCTACACACTGCTGCACCTCGCCTCCTGGTCCAGCGTCCGCTACCGCCTGCCTGTGGACGCCTGCCTCATCCCGTTTGCCGCCTACGCGCTCGCGCGCGCGGCCCATCTGGCGCGCCGCGTCCTGCCCGCGCGCTCCTGGTGA
- a CDS encoding glycosyltransferase family 4 protein translates to MRILCVTRFPVAAGDRWLWNDLPAAADDVHFIQATRACGHWLRQVDRRARQEPFDLIVTWENGAGLPLALWRWLRAETRPPLVFLTLAAKPYLRRLRFLARRWLRGVTHITAPSNWEATRYGSLFHLPASHISACPLGSYDVRRHMAARGRHSPDDGHRLAVFAGGRTDRDYATLLTALADVPASTMISAPSTQLRRLRQPAHVTFAPLLPVDDYFAALMRCRIVAAPLRPVPHAAGLTLLLDAMSAGRPVVCADLPVTREYVTPGVTGLLLPPGEATAWRDGLLTLLGDAERCRWMGEQARARWEREFAFPRFARRAYAVLRRAAAVEPEGHAEAMDI, encoded by the coding sequence ATGCGCATCCTCTGCGTTACGCGCTTCCCCGTGGCCGCCGGAGACCGCTGGTTGTGGAACGACCTGCCCGCCGCCGCCGACGATGTCCATTTCATCCAGGCCACCCGCGCCTGCGGCCATTGGCTGCGCCAGGTGGATCGGCGGGCGCGACAAGAGCCGTTCGACCTGATTGTGACGTGGGAGAATGGAGCGGGGCTGCCGCTGGCCCTCTGGCGCTGGCTACGGGCGGAAACGCGCCCGCCGCTGGTGTTCCTCACCCTGGCGGCCAAGCCGTATCTGCGGCGGCTGCGATTTCTGGCGCGGCGTTGGCTACGTGGCGTGACCCACATAACGGCTCCCAGCAATTGGGAAGCGACGCGCTATGGCTCCCTTTTCCACCTGCCGGCATCGCATATTTCCGCGTGTCCCTTGGGCAGCTACGACGTGCGCCGGCACATGGCGGCCAGGGGGCGGCACTCCCCCGATGATGGCCATCGCCTGGCGGTGTTTGCCGGCGGGCGCACGGATCGGGATTATGCCACCTTGCTGACGGCGCTGGCGGATGTGCCGGCATCAACCATGATCAGCGCCCCATCCACACAATTACGCCGCCTGCGCCAACCCGCGCATGTGACCTTCGCGCCGCTGCTGCCCGTGGACGATTATTTTGCCGCCCTGATGCGCTGCCGCATCGTCGCCGCGCCGCTGCGGCCCGTTCCGCACGCCGCCGGCCTGACGCTGCTGCTGGATGCCATGTCGGCGGGTCGCCCCGTGGTTTGCGCCGACCTGCCCGTGACGCGGGAGTACGTGACGCCAGGCGTGACAGGGCTGCTGCTGCCGCCGGGCGAGGCAACCGCCTGGCGTGATGGGCTGCTGACCCTGCTTGGCGACGCGGAGCGGTGTCGCTGGATGGGCGAACAGGCGCGGGCGCGTTGGGAGCGGGAGTTTGCTTTTCCCCGGTTTGCCCGCCGCGCGTATGCCGTGCTGCGGCGGGCGGCGGCCGTGGAACCGGAGGGACACGCGGAGGCGATGGACATTTGA
- a CDS encoding glycosyltransferase: MDILFLTQVLPYPLVGGAKIRAYYVLRYLARRHRVTLVSFVRPDDRPEDVAHLRTFCAAVHTVPLRRSRWKDGQALLEGLATGRPAVIARDRVVAFSGLLRWLVGQKHFHAIHADQTAMAQYALMARDWIAARDEGTRPQTVLDQHNALFLVVRRQAAYEGNLPRRLLWHWEARQLARYEGKLCRHFDHILTVTEADKAALLSLLTPAEAAARHANFTVLPICVDPAAQPLLPRHDQTPQIMHLGTMFWPPNVEGVLWFTREIMPLIVAQVPDARFIIAGKNPPPNIHDLSAPGSPHSDYVRVTGFVSNPTGLLAQSRVFVVPLRAGGGMRVKILDAWQWGLPVVSTTLGAEGIEARPGENILLADDPATFAAAVVRVLRDPHLARRLRENGRSWVERHYDWRAVYPRLAAIYPETDGAPAV; this comes from the coding sequence TTGGACATTCTATTTCTGACGCAGGTACTGCCATACCCATTGGTAGGGGGCGCGAAGATTCGCGCCTACTACGTGCTGCGTTACCTGGCCCGGCGACATCGGGTGACGTTGGTTTCCTTTGTGCGGCCTGATGATCGACCGGAAGATGTGGCCCATTTGCGCACCTTTTGCGCGGCAGTGCATACGGTCCCTTTGCGGCGGTCGCGCTGGAAAGATGGGCAGGCGCTGCTGGAAGGGTTGGCAACAGGGCGTCCGGCGGTGATTGCGCGGGACCGCGTTGTCGCCTTTTCCGGGCTGCTGCGCTGGCTGGTCGGACAAAAACATTTCCATGCCATTCATGCCGACCAGACGGCCATGGCGCAGTACGCGCTGATGGCTCGTGACTGGATCGCGGCGCGCGACGAGGGCACACGGCCGCAAACTGTGTTGGATCAGCACAACGCGCTTTTCCTGGTGGTGCGGCGGCAGGCGGCGTATGAGGGCAATTTGCCGCGGCGCTTGCTGTGGCACTGGGAGGCACGACAGTTGGCGCGGTATGAGGGGAAGTTGTGCCGGCATTTTGATCACATCCTCACCGTCACCGAAGCCGATAAAGCCGCCCTACTCTCCCTCCTCACCCCCGCGGAGGCCGCCGCGCGGCACGCCAACTTCACCGTGCTACCCATTTGCGTGGACCCGGCGGCGCAGCCCCTCCTGCCGCGCCACGACCAGACGCCGCAAATCATGCACTTGGGCACAATGTTCTGGCCGCCCAACGTGGAAGGCGTTCTCTGGTTTACGCGGGAGATCATGCCCTTGATTGTGGCCCAGGTTCCTGACGCGCGATTTATTATTGCCGGCAAAAACCCACCCCCCAACATTCACGACCTGAGCGCGCCCGGTTCCCCCCACAGCGACTACGTGCGCGTCACCGGCTTTGTCTCCAACCCCACGGGGCTGCTGGCGCAAAGCCGCGTTTTCGTCGTTCCCCTGCGTGCCGGCGGCGGCATGCGCGTGAAGATTCTGGATGCCTGGCAGTGGGGGCTGCCGGTCGTCTCCACTACACTGGGCGCGGAAGGCATAGAAGCGCGACCGGGCGAGAATATCTTGCTGGCGGATGATCCCGCTACCTTCGCCGCCGCCGTGGTGCGTGTTCTGCGCGACCCTCACCTGGCGCGGCGGCTGCGGGAAAACGGGCGAAGCTGGGTGGAACGACACTACGATTGGCGCGCGGTTTACCCCCGGTTGGCCGCTATCTACCCCGAAACGGATGGCGCGCCCGCCGTTTGA
- a CDS encoding polysaccharide biosynthesis tyrosine autokinase: MNINDYLRPPRKWWWLLLAATLVAMLSSFLAVRRQPAIYQSRTTLMIGRTIDDPNPTGAEFYLSQQLAQTYADIAQREPVRTGAMAALGMSWLPEYAARAVPNTQLIEIAVTDTNPERARAVANELGNQLIRISPTGTRLEDQERQTFISEQLDNLESQIEGTQAEIQAKQDELGELFSARQIADTQSQIAALQAKLATLQVNYASLLANTRQGAINTLAVIEPATLPALPVGPNRLLTIATAAAIGFVLAAGAAYLLEYLDDTVKTPEDIKQLVDLPTLAGIAQIKADDPDRGLITVTQPRSPVSEAFRVLRTGIQFATVDAPSHCLLVTSANPTEGKSLTAANLAVVMAQAGYRVLLADADLRRPAQHTIFSLPQENGLTNLLLLPEVGEDTPEARAMFDAVLQPGGESGLWLLPSGPTPPNPSELLGSGKMRGVLARLLTRFDVIIFDSPPSLAVTDALVLSRLVDATLLVVDAGTTRRGHLKQAVEKLRAANVRLVGVTLNRLTPRSDAYNVYYARQSYYHEDAGKNGSPPSLNGHTHTTTPNKKRVP, encoded by the coding sequence ATGAACATAAACGATTACCTTCGGCCTCCGCGGAAATGGTGGTGGCTGCTGCTGGCGGCTACCCTGGTGGCGATGCTTTCCAGTTTTTTGGCCGTGCGGCGACAGCCGGCCATCTACCAGTCGCGCACCACGCTCATGATTGGTCGGACGATCGACGATCCCAATCCGACCGGCGCCGAGTTTTATTTGAGCCAACAATTGGCGCAAACCTACGCGGACATTGCGCAGCGGGAACCGGTGCGCACGGGCGCGATGGCCGCGCTGGGGATGTCATGGCTGCCGGAGTATGCGGCCCGCGCCGTGCCCAACACGCAGCTCATCGAGATTGCCGTAACGGACACGAACCCGGAGCGGGCGCGGGCGGTGGCCAATGAGTTGGGCAACCAGTTGATCCGGATCAGTCCCACGGGAACACGGCTGGAAGACCAGGAGCGGCAGACGTTTATCAGCGAACAGTTGGATAATCTGGAATCGCAGATTGAGGGGACGCAGGCGGAGATTCAGGCAAAGCAGGATGAGTTGGGTGAGTTGTTCAGTGCGCGCCAGATTGCGGATACGCAGAGCCAGATTGCCGCGCTGCAAGCGAAGCTGGCGACGTTGCAGGTGAATTATGCCAGCTTGCTGGCGAATACACGCCAGGGAGCGATTAACACGCTGGCGGTAATTGAACCGGCGACACTGCCGGCATTGCCCGTGGGTCCCAACCGTCTGCTCACCATCGCCACGGCGGCGGCCATTGGGTTTGTGCTGGCGGCGGGCGCGGCATATTTGCTGGAGTATCTGGACGACACGGTGAAGACGCCGGAGGACATCAAGCAGTTGGTGGATTTACCTACCCTGGCGGGCATTGCGCAGATCAAGGCGGACGACCCTGATCGCGGCTTGATTACGGTAACGCAGCCGCGCTCGCCGGTTTCCGAGGCGTTCCGCGTGTTGCGCACCGGTATTCAGTTTGCCACGGTGGACGCGCCCAGCCATTGCCTGTTGGTGACGAGCGCCAATCCGACGGAAGGAAAGAGCTTGACGGCGGCGAATCTGGCGGTGGTGATGGCCCAGGCGGGGTATCGGGTGCTGCTGGCGGACGCCGATTTGCGGCGGCCTGCGCAGCATACGATATTTTCGTTGCCGCAGGAAAATGGCCTGACGAATTTGCTGTTGCTACCAGAGGTAGGGGAAGATACGCCAGAGGCCCGGGCGATGTTTGACGCGGTGTTGCAGCCGGGTGGGGAGTCGGGGTTGTGGCTGCTGCCCAGCGGCCCCACGCCGCCAAATCCGTCGGAGTTGTTGGGGTCGGGCAAGATGAGGGGGGTGTTGGCCCGGCTTCTGACGCGGTTCGATGTGATCATTTTTGATAGTCCGCCGTCGCTGGCGGTGACGGACGCGCTGGTGTTGAGTCGGTTGGTGGATGCGACGTTGTTGGTGGTAGATGCCGGCACAACCCGTCGCGGTCACCTGAAACAAGCCGTGGAAAAGCTGCGTGCCGCCAATGTGCGCCTGGTTGGTGTCACGCTGAATCGCCTCACGCCGCGCAGCGATGCGTACAACGTTTACTATGCGCGGCAATCGTATTATCACGAAGATGCCGGCAAAAACGGCTCCCCCCCCTCCCTCAACGGCCACACCCACACCACAACCCCCAACAAGAAGCGCGTTCCCTGA
- the galE gene encoding UDP-glucose 4-epimerase GalE, protein MNILVTGGAGYIGSLVTEQLILSGAGVVVYDNLSQGHRAAVHPQATFVQGDLADRDLLEATFARHEIDAVMHFAGNTLVGESVQQPFLYLGDNVRNGLNLFEAAVNHGVRRFILSSTANLFEKPRRFPISEDEQIIPGSPYGESKYILERVLYWLEQTKGVRYAAFRYFNAAGASETYGEDHHPETHLIPLVLQVALGQRPHIKIFGDDYPTPDGTCIRDYIHVIDLAQAHILALRALDEGSRVYNLGSGSGFSVRQVIETARAVTGHPIPAVVGPRRVGDPARLIASADKARRELGWQPRYADLHSIIESAWRWHVRHPRGYEDT, encoded by the coding sequence TTGAATATCTTAGTTACCGGGGGAGCCGGTTATATTGGATCGCTGGTTACGGAGCAGTTGATTTTGTCAGGGGCGGGCGTCGTGGTTTACGACAATCTCTCGCAAGGCCACCGGGCCGCCGTTCACCCCCAGGCCACGTTTGTACAGGGCGACCTGGCGGACAGGGATTTGCTGGAGGCGACTTTTGCCAGACATGAGATTGATGCGGTGATGCATTTTGCCGGCAACACCCTCGTCGGCGAGTCCGTGCAGCAACCATTCCTGTACCTGGGCGACAACGTGCGTAATGGTCTCAACCTCTTCGAGGCCGCCGTCAACCACGGCGTACGCCGCTTCATCCTCTCCTCCACCGCCAACCTTTTTGAAAAACCGCGCCGCTTCCCCATCAGCGAAGACGAGCAGATCATCCCCGGCAGCCCTTATGGGGAGAGCAAATACATCCTGGAAAGGGTTCTCTACTGGCTAGAGCAAACCAAGGGCGTGCGCTACGCCGCCTTCCGCTACTTCAACGCCGCCGGCGCGTCTGAAACCTACGGCGAAGACCACCACCCGGAAACCCACCTCATTCCCCTGGTGCTGCAAGTTGCCCTGGGGCAGCGCCCACACATCAAAATATTCGGCGACGATTACCCCACCCCGGACGGAACCTGCATCCGCGACTATATCCACGTTATCGACCTGGCGCAGGCGCACATCCTGGCCCTGCGCGCCCTGGACGAGGGCAGCCGCGTCTACAACCTGGGCAGCGGCAGCGGCTTCAGCGTGCGCCAGGTGATCGAAACCGCCCGCGCCGTCACCGGGCATCCCATCCCCGCCGTGGTCGGGCCGCGCCGCGTCGGCGACCCCGCCCGCCTGATCGCCAGCGCCGACAAGGCGCGCCGCGAATTGGGCTGGCAGCCCCGCTACGCTGATCTGCATTCGATCATCGAGAGCGCCTGGCGCTGGCACGTTCGCCATCCGCGCGGCTATGAAGATACGTAG
- a CDS encoding sugar transferase: MSESPNERPVDLATLALSPRVQLPLSGLRMSERKLLLAVGDIFLLNAALILSLWLRTDLLPEWRAVFAVYKWFVTLIVVWGVMAAVFDVYNLVRAASTSCSVRATLGAAAGSAGIYLLIPWLTPPLQNRSQGFLFVSFAVLFVVGWRAFYAQVFVQPAFQRRTLVVGAGSSGRKLAQALQSDFARRDANPLRGTGHILVGFVDDDAAYWGENIAGASVLGGSQQLVRLARTLAVDEIVVAVTRTDRIRPELFEAILDCRELGIPIVNMTTVYERLTGRVAVAFASSNMEIATQKGDGAFFRLYAIIKRGIDVCGAAVGFIALLLFIPLVALANALLSPGPLFFRQQRVGRGGQPFIVVKFRSMIPEAEKRSGPVWARRHDDRVTPVGRWLRRTHLDELPQVINVWRGEMSLVGPRPERPEFVGQLSRLFPFYRARHCVRPGITGWAQIHREYGDSAESAQEKLEFDLYYVKHATPLLDILIILRTFSRVLGLRGR, translated from the coding sequence ATGAGCGAATCCCCAAACGAACGCCCCGTGGACTTAGCGACATTGGCCCTGTCCCCGCGCGTGCAGCTGCCCCTGTCCGGCCTGCGCATGTCTGAACGCAAGCTGTTGCTGGCCGTAGGGGACATCTTCCTGCTCAACGCTGCCCTGATCCTGTCCCTGTGGCTGCGCACCGACCTGCTGCCAGAATGGCGGGCGGTGTTTGCCGTCTACAAGTGGTTTGTGACCCTGATCGTCGTGTGGGGCGTGATGGCCGCCGTTTTTGACGTGTACAATCTGGTCCGCGCCGCCAGCACCAGTTGCAGTGTACGTGCGACGTTGGGGGCTGCCGCCGGCAGTGCCGGCATTTACCTCCTCATCCCCTGGCTCACCCCCCCGCTGCAAAATCGCTCCCAGGGATTCCTCTTCGTCTCCTTCGCCGTGCTGTTTGTCGTCGGCTGGCGCGCTTTCTACGCGCAGGTTTTTGTGCAACCCGCCTTTCAGCGGCGCACCCTGGTCGTAGGCGCGGGCAGCAGCGGGCGCAAACTGGCGCAGGCGTTGCAAAGCGACTTCGCCCGCCGCGACGCCAATCCCCTTCGCGGCACGGGGCACATTCTCGTGGGCTTCGTGGATGATGACGCCGCCTACTGGGGGGAGAACATAGCCGGCGCGTCTGTCCTCGGCGGCAGCCAGCAACTGGTACGGCTGGCGCGCACGTTGGCCGTGGACGAAATCGTCGTGGCCGTGACGCGCACCGACCGCATTCGTCCGGAACTGTTCGAGGCCATCCTGGATTGCCGCGAGTTGGGCATCCCCATCGTGAACATGACCACCGTCTATGAACGGCTGACGGGACGGGTAGCGGTCGCATTTGCCAGCAGCAACATGGAAATAGCGACGCAGAAAGGGGACGGGGCCTTCTTTCGCCTGTATGCAATCATTAAACGCGGCATCGACGTTTGCGGGGCGGCGGTGGGGTTCATCGCGCTGCTGCTGTTCATTCCCCTGGTGGCCCTGGCAAATGCCCTGCTGTCGCCTGGTCCCCTGTTTTTTCGGCAGCAGCGCGTGGGGCGCGGAGGCCAGCCATTTATAGTGGTCAAGTTCCGCTCCATGATTCCGGAAGCGGAAAAAAGGAGCGGCCCCGTGTGGGCGCGGCGGCACGATGACCGGGTGACGCCCGTGGGACGCTGGCTGCGGCGCACCCACCTGGATGAGCTGCCGCAGGTGATTAACGTCTGGCGTGGGGAGATGAGCCTGGTGGGTCCGCGCCCGGAGCGTCCGGAGTTCGTGGGGCAGTTATCCCGCCTGTTTCCCTTTTACCGCGCGCGCCACTGCGTGCGTCCGGGCATCACCGGATGGGCACAGATTCACCGGGAGTATGGTGACTCGGCGGAAAGCGCGCAGGAAAAACTGGAATTCGACCTGTATTACGTCAAGCACGCTACGCCACTTTTGGATATACTCATTATTCTACGCACCTTCTCGCGCGTCTTGGGGCTGCGCGGGAGATGA
- a CDS encoding glycosyltransferase family 2 protein, with the protein MSSSATPELSLIIVNWNTRTLLARCLETVWAEGARFGRRRLETIVVDNGSTDGSADLVAAAFPWVRLLQNAENVGFARANNQGIAVSRGAWVLLLNSDTELHAGCFAALVAFMQAHPRAGAAGARLLNSDGSLQPSCQPMLTPGREFWRLSFLDRLWPRATYRMSRWDQRRPRRVEVIKGACLLLRRAALDEVGLLDDRYFMYTEEVDICYRLARAGWTLWYVPAAMATHHGEASSRQVARAMYVQLYRSKVQFYRKVGGEREARRFKRLLRLAYEPRRVVMTMAAYFHPSWRLRAQLCRHLLAELPRM; encoded by the coding sequence GTGTCTTCGTCCGCCACCCCCGAACTGAGCCTGATCATCGTCAACTGGAACACGCGAACGCTGCTGGCGCGCTGCCTGGAGACCGTCTGGGCAGAGGGGGCGCGATTTGGTCGGCGGCGGCTGGAGACCATCGTCGTGGACAACGGCTCCACCGATGGCAGCGCCGACCTGGTCGCGGCGGCGTTTCCCTGGGTGCGGTTGCTGCAAAACGCGGAAAACGTGGGGTTCGCCCGCGCCAATAACCAGGGGATTGCGGTGAGTCGGGGGGCGTGGGTGCTGCTGCTGAACAGCGACACGGAGCTTCACGCCGGCTGTTTCGCCGCGCTGGTGGCCTTCATGCAGGCGCATCCACGCGCGGGGGCGGCGGGGGCGCGGCTGCTGAACAGCGATGGCAGTTTGCAGCCCTCCTGCCAGCCGATGCTCACGCCAGGGCGCGAGTTTTGGCGACTGTCGTTCCTGGACCGCCTGTGGCCGCGCGCCACTTATCGCATGTCTCGCTGGGATCAGCGCCGCCCGCGCCGCGTTGAGGTGATCAAGGGGGCGTGCCTGCTGCTGCGGCGGGCGGCTTTGGACGAGGTGGGGCTGCTGGATGATCGGTATTTTATGTACACGGAGGAAGTAGACATCTGTTATCGCCTGGCGCGGGCGGGTTGGACGTTGTGGTACGTGCCGGCGGCGATGGCGACCCATCATGGGGAGGCCAGCAGCCGCCAGGTGGCGCGCGCCATGTACGTGCAGCTTTATCGCAGCAAGGTGCAGTTTTACCGCAAGGTGGGGGGAGAGCGAGAGGCGCGCCGTTTCAAACGTTTGCTGCGCCTGGCGTACGAACCGCGCCGGGTGGTGATGACGATGGCGGCTTACTTCCACCCTTCCTGGCGTTTGCGCGCGCAGTTATGCCGGCATCTTCTCGCCGAACTGCCGCGAATGTGA